The Cytobacillus firmus genome segment AAAAAAGGGGCTATTTCAGCGAAATCCTAAATATAAACGCAAGATAACGTAATCCTGAAGACTTACAATAAAGAAAAGGAGGAATCCATATGAGCTGTCCACCTGTTAACTGGAAAGATGCTGAAAATGGCCTGGTGCTTTTCACTCCGTCTGAATTCAGCTTCTCCGAAAACCTGCGATACTTGTCACGATCAACAAATGAATGCCTTTATGAGATTTCCGGCGAGACAGTTAGACGCGCCATTTCTATCAGAGATGAAAAGCTGCTTCTAGAAATAAGCGGTGGGTCAGATCAGTTCCTGACCGTCAGGATTCATAAGCCTGTCACGCATCAAATGAAAGCGGAGATTGTAGAATATATCCATGATTGGTTTGACCTTGGAGCCAGTCTGACCCCATTTTATGAGATGGCACAAACAGATTCCTTGCTGCAAAAGCCTGCAGAGCAATTTTTCGGGCTTAGAGTGATGGGAATTCCCGATTTATTCGAGGCTCTTGCCTGGGGAATCCTTGGGCAGCAGATTAACCTTACATATGCATATACACTGAAGCGGAGGCTCGTTGAAA includes the following:
- a CDS encoding DNA-3-methyladenine glycosylase family protein, with protein sequence MSCPPVNWKDAENGLVLFTPSEFSFSENLRYLSRSTNECLYEISGETVRRAISIRDEKLLLEISGGSDQFLTVRIHKPVTHQMKAEIVEYIHDWFDLGASLTPFYEMAQTDSLLQKPAEQFFGLRVMGIPDLFEALAWGILGQQINLTYAYTLKRRLVEKYGESLEYGGSKYWLFPAAETIAGLTIEDLAELKMTVKKCEYLIDVARLIANGELLKEDLLKEDVKTAEKRLTKIRGIGPWTAHYVLMRCLRFPNAFPIDDVGLHNAIKVVTGSERKPAREKILKYSARWENWEAYATFYLWRVLY